One stretch of Natronobacterium gregoryi SP2 DNA includes these proteins:
- a CDS encoding creatininase family protein: MHLMDATWSDVRDCETDLAVVPVGSTEQHGPHAPLGTDVLTAEAVADAGCEQFDREVVRTPAIPVGVAEEHRQFPGTMWVSADTFRSYVGESVRSLASHGFGRVVLVNGHGGNVDALREVGARLTRDGDAYAVPFTWFDAVGDHSSDMGHGGPLETALVRCVAPDLVREDRIDEASEGAANGWGEWVSYTNLAYDSTEFSDNGVVGDPREGDADRGEELLELASSALAELLEAVAERDASRSGET, encoded by the coding sequence ATGCACCTCATGGACGCAACCTGGAGTGACGTCCGCGACTGCGAGACCGACCTCGCGGTCGTCCCCGTCGGCAGTACCGAACAGCACGGCCCACACGCACCGCTTGGAACGGATGTCCTGACCGCCGAAGCGGTTGCCGACGCCGGCTGTGAGCAGTTCGATCGCGAGGTCGTTCGCACGCCAGCGATTCCCGTCGGCGTCGCCGAAGAACATCGTCAGTTTCCCGGGACGATGTGGGTCTCGGCAGACACCTTCCGGAGCTACGTCGGTGAGTCGGTCCGGAGTCTCGCTTCTCACGGCTTCGGTCGCGTCGTCCTCGTCAACGGCCACGGGGGCAACGTCGACGCACTGCGCGAGGTCGGCGCACGACTCACCAGGGACGGCGACGCCTACGCCGTCCCGTTTACCTGGTTCGACGCCGTCGGCGACCACTCGAGCGACATGGGTCACGGCGGCCCGCTCGAGACGGCACTGGTCCGGTGTGTCGCACCCGATCTCGTTCGCGAGGACAGAATCGACGAGGCGAGCGAGGGAGCAGCCAACGGTTGGGGCGAGTGGGTCAGTTACACGAACCTGGCCTACGACTCAACGGAGTTTTCCGATAATGGCGTCGTCGGCGACCCGCGGGAGGGGGACGCCGATCGGGGAGAAGAGTTGCTCGAGCTAGCGAGTTCGGCGCTTGCAGAGCTTCTCGAGGCGGTCGCCGAGCGGGACGCCTCGAGATCGGGCGAAACGTAG
- a CDS encoding dihydroneopterin aldolase family protein: MTDPTDAEAACFEAGIKFGTLYHQFAGTPLSLESAASLETAMEDAIENQPYCRAVAVEIQREKLEAALAEATADYTELTGRFLEVEIVVDDDDYEVVARMEMDGGYPLMQLESVRER, translated from the coding sequence ATGACAGATCCAACCGACGCCGAAGCCGCCTGTTTCGAGGCCGGAATCAAGTTCGGAACGCTGTACCACCAGTTCGCCGGGACGCCACTGTCACTCGAGAGTGCAGCCAGTCTCGAGACCGCGATGGAAGATGCAATCGAGAATCAGCCCTACTGCCGGGCGGTCGCCGTCGAGATCCAGCGCGAAAAACTCGAGGCCGCCCTCGCGGAGGCAACCGCCGACTACACCGAACTGACGGGGCGGTTTCTCGAGGTCGAAATCGTCGTCGATGACGACGACTACGAGGTCGTCGCCCGGATGGAGATGGACGGTGGGTATCCGCTCATGCAACTCGAGTCGGTCCGGGAGCGGTGA
- a CDS encoding DUF192 domain-containing protein codes for MVLERVWKLLLVVATLSLVGVLLVQAGVVSAPWGEDRANVHVLESDTGETRAIVDAEVADTGSERYTGLSDHDALEAGEGMLFVHDDEGERTYVMRDMDFDIDIVFVDGDGEITAIEHARAPEPGEDGEALQYTGQAQYVLEVPRGYANETGMAVGDEVEIEYQ; via the coding sequence ATGGTCCTCGAGCGTGTCTGGAAACTGCTGCTTGTCGTTGCAACACTCTCGCTCGTCGGCGTTCTCCTGGTTCAGGCGGGCGTCGTCTCGGCACCCTGGGGTGAAGACCGCGCGAACGTCCACGTTCTCGAGAGCGACACGGGCGAGACGAGGGCTATCGTCGACGCCGAGGTTGCAGACACTGGCAGCGAACGCTACACGGGGTTGAGTGATCACGACGCTCTCGAGGCTGGCGAGGGGATGCTGTTCGTCCACGACGACGAGGGCGAGCGGACTTACGTCATGCGCGACATGGACTTCGACATCGACATCGTCTTCGTCGACGGCGACGGCGAGATCACAGCGATCGAACACGCACGCGCGCCCGAACCCGGCGAGGACGGCGAAGCGTTACAGTACACAGGCCAGGCACAGTACGTCCTCGAGGTTCCCCGTGGCTATGCAAACGAGACCGGGATGGCGGTCGGCGACGAAGTCGAGATCGAGTACCAGTGA
- a CDS encoding DUF7344 domain-containing protein, with protein MASLTSSQTEKKLSADTILELLANRRRRYLLYALRGREDPIELSALAEQIAGWEHDVDPDEVAKNEYKSVYVSSVQCHVPKLADAGVVNHDEENHTVVLSDNFEQLEPYLRIVIEDEPENSKLYSALQAESRDGFFSQIRENVARLKH; from the coding sequence ATGGCGTCCCTTACCTCGAGCCAAACCGAAAAAAAACTCTCGGCCGACACAATCCTCGAGTTACTCGCCAACAGGCGTCGCCGTTACCTCCTCTATGCACTCCGAGGGCGGGAGGACCCGATCGAATTGTCGGCGCTCGCCGAGCAGATCGCAGGCTGGGAGCACGACGTCGATCCGGACGAGGTCGCGAAAAACGAGTACAAAAGCGTGTACGTCTCGTCAGTTCAATGCCATGTTCCGAAACTGGCTGATGCAGGCGTCGTCAACCACGACGAAGAGAACCACACCGTCGTGCTCTCGGACAATTTCGAACAGCTCGAGCCGTACCTCCGTATCGTAATCGAAGACGAACCCGAGAACTCGAAGCTCTACTCGGCCCTGCAGGCAGAGTCCCGAGACGGCTTTTTCAGCCAGATCCGGGAAAACGTCGCTCGACTCAAACACTGA
- a CDS encoding ABC transporter ATP-binding protein — protein sequence MDGVDWDKDDPFEEQREEVESPMRRLLFEYGRPYWFSVTVGLVSSVFARALDLLPALLLAVAIDSIFGNQVFAEQVPLVVLPEAWLPASPDDQFWFVVIVIAGSFAFGAIFHWLRNWGFNSFSQSVQHDVRTATYDKMQRLDMEFFANKQTGEMMSVLSNDVNQLERFLNEGMNSATRLIVMVVGITGLLFWLNPQLALVSLAPVPLIAVFTYVFVKKIQPKYAAVRSSVGKVNSRLENNLGGINVIKSSNTEEFESDRVEDVSRKYYDKNWDAIWLRIKFFPGLQLISGIGFVLTFLVGGYWVFTGAAPGPFTGTLETGVFVAFIMYTQQLVWPMAQFGQVINMYQRAEASSERIFGLMDEEGRIERDEEANELEVYEGRVEYRRVSFGYDESERIIDDISFEADGGDTVALVGPTGAGKSTVLKLLLRLYDVDEGEIRIDGQDVRNVSLSSLRRKMGYVGQDTFLFYGTVEENITYGAFDADHEEVVEAAKMAEAHDFIQNLPDGYDTEVGERGVKLSGGQRQRISIARAILKDPDILVLDEATSDVDTETEMLIQRSIDELAEDRTTFAIAHRLSTIKDADTILVLEGGAVVERGTHEELLENEGLYSHLWGVQAGEIDELPQEFIERAQRRQARTGIDVDAGDDD from the coding sequence ATGGACGGCGTCGACTGGGACAAAGACGACCCGTTCGAAGAGCAACGTGAGGAAGTCGAGAGCCCGATGCGGCGGTTGCTCTTCGAGTACGGTCGTCCCTACTGGTTCTCCGTGACGGTTGGGTTGGTATCGAGCGTCTTCGCGCGTGCGCTGGATCTGTTGCCCGCGCTGTTGCTCGCGGTGGCGATCGACTCGATCTTCGGTAACCAGGTGTTTGCCGAGCAGGTGCCGCTGGTCGTGCTGCCAGAGGCCTGGCTGCCGGCGTCGCCTGACGACCAATTCTGGTTCGTCGTGATCGTGATCGCGGGTTCGTTCGCGTTCGGTGCGATCTTTCACTGGCTTCGCAACTGGGGGTTCAATTCCTTCTCCCAGAGCGTCCAGCACGACGTCCGGACCGCGACCTACGACAAGATGCAGCGACTGGACATGGAGTTTTTCGCGAACAAGCAGACCGGCGAGATGATGTCGGTGCTCAGCAACGACGTCAACCAGTTAGAGCGGTTTCTGAACGAGGGGATGAACTCCGCGACGCGGCTGATCGTGATGGTCGTCGGGATCACCGGCTTGTTGTTCTGGCTCAACCCGCAACTGGCGCTGGTCTCGCTTGCACCCGTGCCGCTGATCGCAGTTTTCACCTACGTCTTCGTCAAGAAGATCCAACCGAAGTACGCCGCCGTCCGCTCGTCGGTCGGCAAGGTAAACTCGCGCCTCGAGAACAACCTCGGCGGGATCAACGTCATCAAGTCTTCGAACACCGAGGAGTTCGAGTCCGACCGTGTCGAGGATGTCTCGCGGAAGTACTACGACAAGAACTGGGACGCGATTTGGCTTCGGATCAAGTTCTTCCCCGGCCTCCAGCTGATTTCGGGGATCGGGTTCGTCCTCACGTTCCTCGTTGGCGGTTACTGGGTGTTTACAGGTGCTGCTCCGGGCCCGTTCACCGGCACGCTCGAGACCGGCGTCTTCGTCGCCTTTATCATGTACACCCAGCAACTCGTCTGGCCGATGGCCCAGTTCGGCCAGGTCATCAACATGTACCAGCGCGCAGAGGCCTCGAGCGAGCGCATCTTCGGGTTGATGGACGAGGAAGGGCGGATCGAACGCGACGAAGAGGCGAACGAGCTCGAGGTCTACGAGGGTCGCGTCGAGTACCGACGCGTCAGTTTCGGGTACGACGAGAGCGAGCGGATCATCGACGATATTTCCTTCGAGGCCGACGGCGGCGACACGGTCGCGCTCGTCGGGCCGACCGGAGCCGGCAAGTCGACCGTGCTAAAGCTCCTGCTCCGGCTGTACGACGTCGACGAGGGCGAAATCCGGATCGATGGCCAGGACGTCCGGAACGTCTCGCTCTCGAGTCTGCGACGAAAGATGGGGTACGTCGGCCAGGATACGTTCCTGTTCTACGGTACCGTCGAAGAGAACATCACCTACGGTGCGTTCGACGCCGACCACGAGGAGGTGGTCGAGGCCGCGAAGATGGCAGAAGCCCATGACTTCATCCAGAACCTCCCCGACGGCTACGATACCGAGGTCGGCGAACGCGGCGTCAAGCTCTCGGGCGGGCAGCGCCAGCGGATATCGATCGCTCGTGCGATTCTGAAAGATCCCGATATTCTCGTCTTGGACGAGGCAACCAGCGACGTCGACACCGAAACCGAGATGCTCATCCAGCGATCGATCGACGAACTCGCCGAGGATCGGACGACGTTCGCTATCGCCCACCGGTTGTCGACGATCAAAGACGCCGACACGATTCTCGTCTTGGAGGGCGGAGCGGTCGTCGAACGAGGCACGCACGAGGAACTGCTCGAGAACGAGGGACTCTACTCACACCTCTGGGGCGTCCAGGCCGGGGAGATCGACGAGTTACCACAGGAGTTCATCGAACGGGCCCAGCGCCGGCAGGCACGGACGGGGATCGACGTTGACGCCGGCGACGACGACTGA
- a CDS encoding MogA/MoaB family molybdenum cofactor biosynthesis protein, which yields MAPDRSDRRSTDDHGHDIIDPLYVGIVTVSSSRAQADEADPADPGGDTIQECFEAEGHEIRERLLVRDDYSSIRTTIRGLVARRDVDVVVTTGGTGVTADDVSPEATSSLFERELPGFGERFRALSWEEIGTRAIASRATAGIAVDTPVFCIPGSTGACQTACEELIVPETPHLAGLATSHRADVTDGTLADYGEE from the coding sequence ATGGCACCCGACCGCAGCGATCGACGCAGCACGGACGACCACGGCCACGACATCATCGACCCCCTCTACGTCGGAATCGTGACGGTCTCGAGTTCGCGTGCGCAGGCCGACGAGGCGGACCCCGCCGACCCCGGCGGCGACACTATTCAGGAGTGTTTCGAGGCCGAGGGCCACGAGATACGGGAGCGACTGCTCGTCCGAGACGACTACTCCTCGATCCGGACGACCATCCGGGGGCTCGTCGCTCGCCGAGACGTCGACGTCGTCGTGACGACTGGCGGAACCGGCGTGACGGCTGACGATGTCTCGCCCGAAGCCACCTCGTCGCTGTTCGAACGCGAACTCCCCGGCTTCGGCGAACGCTTCCGCGCGCTCTCGTGGGAGGAGATCGGTACTCGAGCCATCGCATCGCGTGCGACGGCCGGCATCGCCGTCGACACGCCGGTGTTCTGTATTCCCGGGAGCACGGGTGCATGTCAGACCGCCTGCGAGGAACTGATCGTGCCCGAAACACCGCATCTCGCCGGGCTGGCGACGAGTCACCGCGCGGACGTGACCGACGGGACGTTGGCGGATTACGGCGAGGAGTGA
- a CDS encoding DUF5790 family protein, translating into MSQATLGDDDELFGEAANEMREDVEASLEKAWTALPDDDDIWETDADNVLGVLNGLNSALDAGDAEAHLRDAKKWFTMGKRADAFEDADDLEAEIADLETAIEDIAAAGEQVGVLTSTIPALRGTLEEAGPDESDAGE; encoded by the coding sequence ATGAGTCAAGCGACGCTCGGCGACGACGACGAACTGTTCGGCGAAGCAGCCAACGAAATGCGTGAGGACGTCGAAGCCTCACTCGAGAAAGCCTGGACGGCCCTGCCCGACGACGACGACATCTGGGAGACCGACGCCGACAACGTCCTGGGCGTACTCAACGGCCTCAACTCCGCGCTCGATGCCGGCGACGCCGAGGCCCACCTCCGGGACGCCAAGAAGTGGTTCACGATGGGCAAACGGGCCGACGCCTTCGAGGACGCCGACGACCTCGAGGCGGAAATCGCCGACCTCGAGACCGCGATCGAGGACATCGCTGCAGCCGGCGAGCAAGTCGGTGTGCTCACTTCGACGATCCCCGCGCTTCGCGGCACGCTCGAGGAGGCTGGCCCCGACGAGAGCGACGCCGGGGAATAA
- a CDS encoding hypothetical protein (Replication protein A protects and stabilize the intermediate ssDNA that is generated by the unwinding action of a DNA helicase at the replication fork. In addition, SSBs prevent the formation of secondary structures by single-stranded template DNA.), which translates to MSDVQQHAEDVHEQFSDHIDVSVDEIEDRLTTLVDEYKVPIDEARRSVTNHYLEEADLERDELAGGSSDDAKIEDVDEPEEWIDLTAKVIELWDPRSDSVAQVGLLGDPTGTIKFTKWAKSELPALEEGSVYELRNVVTDEYQGRYSVKLNSTTVIEEREEDLEVGNDTSEVEGALVDMQSGSGLIKRCPKADCTRVLQNGRCNEHGEVEGEFDLRIKAVVDDGIDAHEVIFDKEATEELTGLNLEEAKEMAMDALDTTIVADEIREDIVGTYYRIEGPTFGRYVLADDVEELDGPADAEDLLIKARSM; encoded by the coding sequence ATGAGCGACGTACAACAGCATGCCGAGGACGTACACGAGCAGTTTTCAGACCACATAGATGTCAGCGTCGACGAGATCGAAGACCGCCTGACGACGCTCGTCGACGAGTACAAAGTACCGATCGACGAAGCCCGACGCAGCGTCACCAACCACTACCTCGAGGAAGCAGACCTCGAGCGAGACGAACTCGCTGGCGGTTCGAGCGACGACGCCAAGATCGAAGACGTCGACGAGCCAGAGGAGTGGATCGACCTCACCGCGAAGGTCATCGAACTCTGGGACCCGCGAAGCGACTCGGTCGCACAGGTCGGCCTACTGGGCGACCCCACCGGAACGATCAAGTTCACCAAGTGGGCCAAGTCCGAGCTCCCCGCACTCGAGGAGGGCAGCGTCTACGAACTTCGTAACGTCGTCACCGACGAGTACCAGGGACGATACTCGGTCAAACTCAACTCGACGACAGTGATCGAGGAACGCGAGGAAGACCTCGAAGTCGGCAACGACACGAGCGAGGTCGAAGGCGCGCTCGTCGACATGCAAAGCGGCAGCGGCCTGATCAAACGCTGCCCGAAAGCAGACTGTACCCGCGTCCTCCAGAACGGCCGCTGTAACGAACACGGCGAGGTCGAAGGAGAGTTCGATCTCCGGATCAAGGCCGTCGTCGACGACGGCATCGACGCCCACGAAGTCATCTTCGACAAGGAAGCCACGGAAGAGCTAACGGGACTCAATCTCGAGGAGGCAAAAGAGATGGCGATGGACGCGCTGGACACGACGATCGTTGCCGACGAAATTCGTGAGGACATCGTCGGCACCTACTACCGGATCGAGGGGCCGACGTTCGGCCGCTACGTGCTCGCCGACGACGTCGAGGAACTGGACGGACCAGCCGATGCAGAGGACCTGTTGATCAAAGCGAGGTCGATGTAA
- a CDS encoding cupin domain-containing protein, translating to MGKTNADALEWSTLERGETKFRRKQLAAAAGGEDIGCSLYELPEGRRSWPYHYHTGNEEALFVLEGTGTLRLDGETLSLEDGDYVAFPAGEDGAHRVVNDTPGALRYLLLSTMNDPDVTVYPDSGKVGVFAGSPPGGDGERSVNGYFREGETVSYWEDEEPEA from the coding sequence ATGGGAAAGACGAACGCAGACGCCCTCGAGTGGTCCACTCTCGAGCGCGGCGAGACGAAGTTCCGGCGAAAACAGCTGGCCGCGGCCGCCGGCGGCGAGGACATCGGCTGTAGCCTCTACGAACTGCCCGAAGGACGGCGCTCCTGGCCCTACCACTACCACACTGGCAACGAGGAGGCGCTGTTCGTCCTCGAGGGGACCGGCACGCTGCGACTCGACGGCGAGACGCTGTCGCTCGAGGACGGCGACTACGTCGCCTTCCCGGCGGGTGAAGACGGTGCACACCGGGTCGTCAACGACACGCCGGGAGCGTTGCGCTATCTGCTGCTCTCGACGATGAACGACCCCGACGTCACCGTCTACCCCGACTCCGGGAAGGTCGGCGTCTTCGCGGGCTCGCCACCCGGTGGCGACGGCGAGCGGAGCGTCAACGGCTACTTCCGCGAGGGCGAGACCGTCAGCTACTGGGAAGACGAAGAGCCGGAGGCCTGA
- a CDS encoding DUF5814 domain-containing protein — protein sequence MAITDKIYVKNHRQLSSQLETNIPKGAFKGATLDVLFQGEGLEKLDDATQERVLDFSSDFLDCACDNNPYCGCPERKFAQYLLDLRAQGLGPDAIVDVMTDDYMVYAYPGDVLSFLDDAVRTLEAAEALADVEGAGGKRDEIRRTKQDLER from the coding sequence GTGGCTATCACCGACAAGATCTACGTCAAGAATCACCGCCAGCTCAGTTCTCAGCTCGAGACGAACATTCCCAAGGGCGCGTTCAAGGGGGCGACTCTCGACGTGCTCTTCCAGGGCGAGGGCTTAGAGAAGTTAGACGACGCGACTCAGGAGCGAGTGCTCGACTTCTCGAGTGACTTTCTGGACTGTGCGTGTGACAACAATCCATACTGTGGCTGTCCGGAACGAAAGTTCGCCCAGTACCTGCTAGACTTGCGCGCGCAGGGGCTGGGTCCCGACGCGATCGTGGACGTGATGACCGACGACTACATGGTCTATGCCTATCCTGGCGACGTCCTCTCGTTTCTCGACGATGCCGTCCGTACGCTCGAGGCTGCAGAGGCACTCGCAGATGTCGAAGGCGCAGGCGGGAAGCGAGACGAGATTCGGCGAACAAAACAGGATCTCGAGCGATAG
- a CDS encoding SOUL family heme-binding protein, giving the protein MARKSSLDLALAGGLVGVAGMVTVSGLWSLYQRRTTETVPYTVVDRAGGFELRRYPPTVLAETTADSDRKAFRRLFRYIGGENESAESVSMTTPVELGTRSQKISMTAPVETASSDDGTVRMAFYLPQEHDLESAPQPTSEEVELVAAPERLLAVRRFSGRRTDDRVTRESERLLASLERAGLTAAREPFYMGYDAPWTLPFLRRNEVATRVASGKSV; this is encoded by the coding sequence ATGGCCCGGAAATCGTCTCTCGACCTGGCGCTGGCTGGTGGTCTCGTCGGCGTCGCTGGTATGGTCACCGTCAGCGGTCTCTGGAGTCTCTACCAGCGGCGAACGACCGAAACCGTCCCGTATACGGTCGTCGATCGCGCAGGCGGTTTCGAACTCCGCCGGTATCCACCGACGGTGCTCGCCGAAACTACCGCCGATTCCGATCGGAAGGCTTTCCGCCGGCTGTTTCGCTACATCGGCGGCGAGAACGAAAGCGCCGAGTCCGTCTCGATGACCACACCCGTCGAACTCGGGACCCGGAGCCAGAAGATATCGATGACCGCACCCGTCGAAACCGCCTCGAGCGACGACGGCACAGTCCGAATGGCGTTTTATCTTCCACAGGAGCACGACCTCGAGTCGGCACCCCAACCCACGAGCGAGGAGGTCGAACTCGTTGCCGCTCCCGAACGACTCCTCGCCGTTCGCAGATTCTCCGGCCGTCGGACCGACGACCGCGTAACTCGCGAGAGCGAGCGACTCCTGGCATCGCTCGAGCGGGCGGGACTCACCGCTGCCCGGGAGCCGTTCTACATGGGCTACGACGCTCCCTGGACGCTGCCGTTTCTCCGGCGCAACGAGGTTGCCACTCGGGTCGCATCCGGCAAGAGCGTCTGA
- a CDS encoding DUF5789 family protein has translation MTDESRELGVEIGDLYDDLQALEYPISQDELFDEHGDREIEFGAESMTLEELVGPMNEDEYRSYDEVNQAIMNMVGDDAIGRKNYSDRTPPAVGEDRQDEGAPDQEGQREQESF, from the coding sequence ATGACAGACGAGAGCCGCGAACTCGGCGTCGAGATCGGCGACCTGTACGACGACCTCCAGGCGCTCGAGTACCCCATCAGCCAGGACGAACTGTTCGACGAACACGGCGACCGCGAAATCGAGTTCGGCGCGGAGTCGATGACTCTGGAAGAGCTCGTTGGCCCGATGAACGAAGACGAGTACAGATCCTACGACGAAGTCAACCAGGCGATCATGAACATGGTCGGCGACGACGCGATCGGACGGAAAAACTACAGCGACCGGACGCCACCGGCGGTTGGCGAAGATCGCCAGGACGAGGGTGCACCGGACCAAGAGGGACAGCGCGAACAGGAGTCGTTTTAG
- a CDS encoding short-chain fatty acid transporter gives MSTGASQSGTVERVGYRLANTVERWMPSPFLFAIVLTYLVFAAALVLGQLELIEEPATGAAAGPFDLIEHWYDGFWEFLEFAMQMTLILMTGFALAYHPRANDLLVRLAKVPNTGPQAVVLVAVFAMAVAWIHWGFSLILGAIFAREMGKVAYQNGIDVHYPLLALSGYMGLGLTWHWGLSGSAPLLLTDASQVGEGTAFHMVPEEGIPLSQTIVHGYGITLTVLSIVFAALVLYFITPSGERSRDITEYIPESELFDTASDGGEAVDVASESSAPPTPAERLDNSLLLGSLIGLTGFGYVIYLLVTHGVDALNLNVVNFGFLMAGLLIWTNPSAYRDKFGEAATAAAGVILLFPFFAGIQGIMAGSGLAAEIADVMIGLATESTFPVIAWLTAAIVNAFVPSGGGEWIILGPPVLEAANGLGVDLGHATMAYAVGDAHTNLLNPFWAIPLLAITRIKAREMFGYAIVLLLALFPFLAAVLYLLPYEALAF, from the coding sequence ATGTCTACAGGTGCCAGTCAGTCTGGGACGGTCGAACGGGTCGGCTATCGACTCGCGAACACGGTCGAACGGTGGATGCCGAGTCCGTTCCTGTTTGCTATCGTCCTGACGTATCTCGTCTTCGCCGCAGCACTCGTTCTAGGACAGTTAGAACTCATCGAAGAACCTGCAACGGGGGCGGCTGCCGGGCCGTTCGACCTGATCGAGCACTGGTACGACGGGTTCTGGGAGTTCCTCGAGTTCGCGATGCAGATGACGCTCATCTTGATGACCGGCTTTGCGCTCGCGTACCATCCGCGAGCGAACGACTTGCTCGTTCGACTCGCCAAGGTCCCCAACACGGGACCGCAGGCAGTCGTGCTCGTCGCCGTGTTCGCGATGGCGGTCGCCTGGATTCACTGGGGCTTTAGCCTCATTCTCGGGGCGATCTTCGCTCGCGAGATGGGGAAAGTTGCTTACCAGAACGGGATCGACGTCCACTATCCGTTGCTCGCGCTGTCGGGATACATGGGTCTTGGACTCACCTGGCACTGGGGGCTGTCCGGCTCTGCACCGCTTTTGCTTACGGACGCCAGCCAGGTCGGCGAGGGAACGGCCTTCCACATGGTCCCCGAAGAGGGAATCCCGCTCAGTCAGACGATCGTCCACGGATACGGTATTACGCTGACTGTCCTCTCTATCGTGTTCGCCGCTCTCGTGTTGTACTTCATCACGCCGTCCGGCGAACGGTCACGCGACATCACGGAGTACATTCCCGAGAGTGAACTGTTCGATACCGCCAGTGACGGCGGCGAAGCCGTCGACGTAGCGTCCGAATCGTCCGCGCCGCCCACACCGGCAGAACGACTCGACAACAGCCTCCTTCTCGGCAGTCTCATCGGACTGACCGGATTCGGTTACGTTATCTATCTGCTCGTCACGCACGGTGTCGATGCACTGAACCTCAACGTGGTCAACTTCGGCTTCCTGATGGCCGGACTGCTCATCTGGACGAACCCCTCGGCGTACCGCGACAAGTTCGGCGAAGCGGCTACAGCCGCCGCAGGCGTCATCCTGTTGTTCCCCTTCTTCGCTGGCATCCAGGGGATTATGGCTGGCTCCGGACTTGCCGCCGAAATCGCCGACGTCATGATTGGACTCGCGACCGAGTCGACGTTCCCCGTGATCGCGTGGCTGACGGCTGCAATCGTCAACGCGTTCGTCCCCTCCGGCGGCGGTGAGTGGATCATTCTCGGACCCCCAGTACTCGAGGCTGCAAACGGTCTCGGCGTGGACCTCGGTCACGCTACGATGGCTTACGCGGTCGGTGACGCACATACGAACCTACTGAACCCGTTCTGGGCGATCCCGCTGCTGGCAATCACACGGATTAAGGCCCGCGAAATGTTCGGCTACGCCATCGTGCTGTTGCTCGCCCTGTTCCCGTTCCTCGCGGCAGTCCTGTACCTGCTCCCGTACGAGGCACTGGCGTTCTGA
- a CDS encoding RPA family protein, with protein MSQTELTREVARRVFASEFNDSTYSFKESDDERAPNYALLPTGDRANRVFVVGTLTETEDVGEDSEYWRGRVIDPTGTFFIYAGQYQPEAASTLRETEPPAYVSVVGKPRTYETEDGTINVSVRPESISVVDEATRDRWVVETAERTLDRIEASQEWDANQEAPESGSTAPTNEYAQMARERYDSPVENYRRNVIQALEQLEKVDDEATA; from the coding sequence ATGAGCCAGACAGAACTCACCCGCGAAGTCGCACGGCGCGTCTTCGCTTCGGAATTCAACGACTCGACGTACTCGTTCAAGGAAAGTGACGACGAGCGCGCGCCAAACTACGCGCTGCTCCCAACTGGCGACCGCGCGAACCGCGTGTTCGTCGTCGGCACGCTGACCGAGACCGAAGACGTCGGCGAAGACAGCGAGTACTGGCGCGGTCGAGTCATCGATCCGACCGGGACGTTCTTCATCTATGCCGGCCAGTACCAGCCAGAAGCCGCCTCGACGCTTCGAGAGACAGAACCGCCAGCCTACGTCTCCGTCGTCGGCAAGCCACGGACCTACGAGACCGAAGACGGGACGATCAACGTCTCCGTCCGTCCCGAATCCATCTCGGTCGTCGACGAAGCGACCCGCGATCGCTGGGTCGTCGAGACCGCCGAACGCACCCTAGATCGCATCGAAGCGTCCCAAGAGTGGGACGCCAATCAGGAAGCACCCGAGAGCGGATCGACCGCGCCGACCAACGAGTACGCCCAGATGGCCCGCGAGCGCTACGACTCACCAGTCGAAAACTACCGTCGCAACGTCATCCAGGCCCTCGAGCAACTCGAGAAAGTCGACGACGAAGCGACGGCCTGA